Proteins found in one Seonamhaeicola sp. S2-3 genomic segment:
- a CDS encoding ABC transporter ATP-binding protein gives MAYLELNNIYKTYGQEDNATQVLSNINLSIEEGEFVAIVGFTGSGKTTLVNLINGLLEPTSGEVLFKGEPVKGTSHERGVIFQNYSLLPWLTVEQNVVMAVKEAFPKRKKSVWKRKAAHYIEMVGLTPAISKLPKELSGGMRQRVAVARALAMKPDMIIMDEPLGALDALTRGNLQDQILNIWGKDKRTALLITNDVDEGIYMADRIIPLRPGPNATLGPEFKINIERPRDKTALNDNENFKETRNAIIEYLMDIGDQRKSQAKEEFVLPDLAPKSFVGSRF, from the coding sequence ATGGCATATTTAGAATTAAATAATATTTATAAAACGTACGGTCAAGAAGATAATGCTACTCAAGTACTTTCAAATATAAATTTAAGTATTGAAGAAGGTGAATTTGTAGCTATAGTGGGTTTTACAGGAAGCGGAAAAACAACTTTAGTAAACCTAATTAACGGTTTGTTAGAGCCCACAAGTGGTGAAGTATTGTTTAAAGGCGAACCCGTAAAAGGCACCAGTCATGAACGTGGAGTAATATTTCAAAATTATTCATTACTTCCTTGGTTAACGGTAGAGCAAAATGTAGTGATGGCTGTTAAAGAGGCATTTCCAAAGCGTAAAAAATCAGTATGGAAACGTAAAGCGGCTCATTATATAGAAATGGTAGGATTAACACCAGCAATTAGTAAGTTACCAAAAGAGTTGTCTGGAGGCATGCGTCAACGCGTGGCGGTTGCTCGTGCCTTAGCTATGAAGCCTGATATGATTATAATGGATGAACCACTTGGAGCTTTAGATGCATTAACCAGAGGTAATTTACAAGATCAAATTTTAAATATTTGGGGAAAAGATAAACGTACCGCTTTATTAATTACCAATGATGTTGACGAGGGTATTTATATGGCTGATAGAATTATTCCATTACGCCCAGGACCAAACGCTACTTTAGGTCCAGAGTTTAAAATAAATATAGAACGCCCCAGAGATAAGACAGCGTTGAATGATAACGAAAACTTTAAAGAAACCAGAAATGCTATTATAGAATATTTAATGGATATAGGTGATCAGCGTAAGTCTCAAGCAAAAGAAGAATTTGTTTTACCAGATTTAGCACCTAAAAGTTTTGTGGGTAGCAGATTTTAA
- the glp gene encoding gephyrin-like molybdotransferase Glp has translation MISIKDAIALVKNNTSALLEETTKLVEKANGYILSKDIISPVNMPPFRQSAMDGYALNPHKNLTYNLIGEVKAGDAHQPILKPGEAVRIFTGAAVPNTASAVIMQEKITLKSNSIIITQHIKEGQNIRPLGEQVKIGETALQKGTKLNPAAIGYLTSLGITKVSVYRKPTLAIVTTGNELIEPGQELKHGEIYESNSKMLLSALYSLKYYDVSFYKVEDNYGKTVNLLQSAITKNDVVIITGGISVGNYDFVGKALNKLKVKEVFYKVKQKPGKPLFFGKKNQTSIFALPGNPAAALTCFYIYVYVALQKMMGRAKLELPRIQATSKSNFIKRGDRPQFLKAIYTEGEVEILEGQNSSMLQTFAISNALVFVPAEVSEISINDTVETILLPF, from the coding sequence ATGATTTCAATAAAAGATGCTATTGCATTAGTAAAAAATAACACATCTGCATTACTTGAAGAAACCACCAAATTGGTTGAAAAAGCAAACGGCTATATACTTTCAAAAGATATTATTTCTCCTGTAAACATGCCTCCTTTTAGACAATCAGCCATGGATGGTTATGCTTTAAACCCACACAAAAATTTAACATACAATTTAATAGGAGAAGTAAAAGCGGGTGACGCCCACCAACCTATTTTAAAACCTGGTGAAGCGGTTAGAATTTTTACAGGTGCTGCTGTTCCTAACACAGCAAGCGCTGTAATTATGCAAGAAAAAATTACCTTAAAGAGCAACTCAATTATAATAACACAACACATTAAAGAGGGGCAAAATATTCGTCCGCTTGGAGAACAAGTTAAAATTGGTGAAACTGCCTTACAAAAAGGTACTAAACTTAATCCTGCGGCAATAGGCTATCTTACTTCATTAGGAATTACAAAGGTTTCAGTTTACAGAAAACCCACTCTAGCCATTGTTACAACAGGTAACGAACTTATTGAACCTGGACAAGAATTAAAACATGGTGAGATTTACGAAAGTAATTCTAAAATGTTATTAAGTGCTCTGTATAGCCTGAAATATTATGATGTTTCTTTTTATAAAGTTGAAGACAATTATGGAAAAACCGTTAATTTATTACAATCGGCTATCACTAAAAATGATGTAGTGATTATAACAGGCGGTATTTCTGTGGGCAATTATGATTTTGTTGGAAAAGCTTTAAACAAACTTAAAGTTAAAGAAGTATTTTATAAAGTAAAGCAAAAACCTGGAAAACCGCTTTTCTTCGGGAAAAAAAACCAGACTTCTATTTTTGCATTACCAGGAAATCCTGCTGCAGCACTAACGTGTTTTTATATTTACGTGTATGTGGCGCTTCAAAAAATGATGGGTAGAGCCAAATTAGAATTACCAAGAATACAAGCAACTTCAAAATCTAATTTTATAAAACGTGGCGACCGTCCGCAGTTTCTTAAAGCTATTTATACTGAAGGTGAAGTTGAAATTTTAGAGGGTCAGAATTCCTCTATGTTACAAACTTTCGCCATTTCAAACGCTTTGGTTTTTGTGCCTGCTGAAGTTTCTGAAATTAGTATAAATGATACGGTGGAAACCATTTTACTTCCTTTTTAA
- a CDS encoding alginate export family protein, giving the protein MKKQYVLITILALVAQFAQAQFTLDGEFRPRTEYRHGFGSLIADDTDAGFGISTRARLNAGFTTESYKVYLSLQDVMVWGENRQILPYDQNNSFAIFQAWAEIKLGEGWSTKIGRQVLSYDDQRILGGLDWAQQGRNHDAALIKHKKGNFILDFALAFNQDYSNPTGFVSTGTGYDTTGFFSYKTMQMLYLKQSWEKFSGSLLLLNNGFQKYDGSSEPDGVSNLQTIGTHLDYEVGSFGLAANAFVQTGKRQGEIDVKGAYLLGLDVAYKTSDKVTLGAGLEIISGNDADTGETGAFFPLYGTNHKFNGFMDYFYVGNHANSIGLFDIHASANFKLNNSSSLMAKILNFSGEQELPSGEKSLGTEIDLVYKKAFKGYALVLGYSHLFPADGMYELKGVTETDAANGQNWAWAMLVIKPKFLNTSK; this is encoded by the coding sequence ATGAAAAAACAATATGTATTAATAACAATTTTGGCTTTAGTGGCTCAATTTGCACAAGCCCAATTTACTTTAGATGGCGAGTTTAGACCACGTACAGAATATCGTCATGGGTTTGGAAGTCTTATTGCAGATGATACCGATGCTGGTTTTGGAATTTCAACTAGAGCACGCTTAAATGCAGGCTTCACAACAGAAAGTTATAAAGTGTATTTAAGTTTACAAGATGTAATGGTTTGGGGTGAAAATAGGCAAATTTTACCTTATGATCAAAACAACTCATTTGCAATTTTTCAAGCTTGGGCAGAAATTAAATTAGGAGAAGGATGGTCTACTAAAATAGGGCGTCAAGTATTATCATATGATGATCAAAGAATTCTTGGAGGTCTTGATTGGGCACAACAAGGACGCAATCATGATGCTGCTTTAATAAAGCATAAAAAAGGGAATTTTATTTTAGATTTTGCTTTAGCATTTAATCAAGACTATTCAAACCCTACAGGATTTGTTTCAACAGGCACAGGTTACGATACTACAGGCTTTTTCTCTTATAAAACCATGCAAATGTTGTATTTAAAACAATCTTGGGAGAAATTTTCTGGTAGCTTACTATTGTTAAATAACGGTTTTCAGAAGTATGATGGTAGTAGTGAGCCAGATGGTGTAAGTAATTTACAAACTATTGGTACGCATTTAGATTATGAAGTAGGTAGCTTTGGTTTAGCGGCTAATGCCTTTGTTCAAACGGGGAAAAGACAAGGAGAAATTGATGTTAAAGGCGCTTATTTGTTAGGTTTAGATGTAGCTTATAAAACTTCAGATAAAGTAACTTTGGGAGCTGGTTTAGAAATTATTAGCGGTAACGATGCCGATACTGGTGAAACTGGAGCTTTCTTCCCTTTATATGGAACAAACCATAAGTTTAATGGATTTATGGATTACTTCTATGTAGGTAATCACGCTAACTCCATTGGATTGTTTGATATTCATGCTAGTGCAAACTTTAAATTAAATAACTCTTCTAGCTTAATGGCTAAAATACTTAATTTTAGTGGTGAGCAAGAATTGCCTAGTGGCGAAAAATCTTTAGGTACAGAAATAGATTTGGTTTATAAAAAAGCATTTAAAGGGTATGCTTTAGTTTTGGGATACTCTCATTTATTTCCCGCAGATGGTATGTATGAGTTAAAAGGTGTTACTGAAACAGATGCTGCCAATGGACAAAATTGGGCTTGGGCAATGTTAGTAATTAAACCTAAGTTTTTAAATACCAGTAAATAA
- a CDS encoding MoaD/ThiS family protein — protein MLITVKYFGQIVEVTNKNEETLEVSGTQVSDVLNTLNKKYNQLKNKDFQIAQNHELVALETKLTGAELALLPPFAGG, from the coding sequence ATGCTCATAACAGTTAAATATTTTGGACAAATAGTTGAAGTAACCAACAAAAATGAGGAAACTTTAGAAGTTTCGGGAACTCAAGTTTCAGATGTTTTAAATACGCTAAACAAAAAATATAATCAATTAAAAAACAAAGACTTTCAAATAGCTCAAAACCATGAATTAGTAGCCTTAGAAACCAAATTAACTGGAGCTGAATTAGCATTACTTCCTCCTTTTGCTGGCGGATAA
- a CDS encoding ABC transporter permease — protein MKQSITLNKVSKFVGLGFITTLKSLFTGKLDKKDFKNFLRKTVVPLASIILFIGLWHLGAKTLYNIEADYKINKALEEQGQAAADEMAACIASGDVGCQPNTLPSPAQVWNSYKTLLADHRAISADKLAFKEKTAALNEKRIAEGKAPITYTGRPSFVDQIITSLKTVFAGFLLALFIAVPIGIVIGLSKTLKSSFNWLIQIFKPVSPVVWLLLVFMIVKTVTKDSNSDSAFIISFISVGLCSMWATLVNTAMGVSTVDKDYINVAKVLKLGPIQKVFKVILPSSLPLIFTGLRITLSVAWMVLIAIELLAQNPGLGLFVWEEFQNGANDSNSKIIVAMFVIGIIGFLLDRIMLTIQNMVSFNKNAQ, from the coding sequence ATGAAGCAAAGCATAACATTAAATAAAGTAAGCAAGTTTGTGGGGTTAGGTTTTATAACCACATTAAAGTCATTATTTACAGGAAAATTGGATAAGAAGGATTTTAAGAACTTCTTACGTAAAACCGTAGTGCCACTTGCTTCAATTATACTGTTTATTGGATTATGGCACTTAGGAGCCAAAACACTTTATAACATTGAAGCAGATTATAAAATCAATAAAGCACTAGAAGAACAAGGGCAAGCGGCCGCCGATGAAATGGCTGCTTGTATTGCATCAGGGGATGTTGGTTGTCAACCTAATACATTACCGTCACCTGCTCAAGTATGGAATTCATATAAAACTCTATTAGCAGACCATAGAGCAATTAGTGCAGATAAGTTAGCTTTTAAAGAAAAAACCGCTGCTTTAAATGAAAAACGTATTGCTGAAGGTAAGGCTCCAATAACGTATACAGGAAGACCGTCTTTTGTAGACCAAATTATAACTAGTTTAAAAACAGTATTTGCAGGATTTTTACTAGCGCTATTTATTGCAGTACCTATAGGGATTGTAATTGGTTTAAGTAAAACATTAAAAAGTTCTTTTAACTGGTTAATTCAAATTTTTAAACCAGTATCTCCAGTGGTTTGGTTGCTTTTGGTATTTATGATTGTAAAGACTGTTACTAAAGATTCAAATTCTGATAGCGCTTTTATCATTTCATTTATAAGTGTTGGTTTATGTTCTATGTGGGCAACTTTAGTAAATACGGCTATGGGGGTTTCAACCGTTGATAAAGACTATATTAATGTAGCTAAAGTGTTAAAGTTAGGCCCCATTCAAAAGGTTTTTAAAGTAATATTACCGTCTTCGCTACCACTTATTTTCACTGGACTACGCATTACCTTATCGGTAGCGTGGATGGTTCTTATTGCTATTGAACTTTTAGCTCAAAATCCTGGATTAGGATTGTTTGTTTGGGAAGAATTTCAAAACGGAGCCAATGATTCTAACTCTAAAATTATTGTAGCCATGTTTGTTATTGGTATCATAGGTTTTTTATTAGATAGAATCATGTTAACCATCCAAAATATGGTGTCTTTCAATAAAAACGCACAATAA
- a CDS encoding Crp/Fnr family transcriptional regulator: protein MLKAASFSKSKHLNLDKVSCDACTNTFCLVKKSLKVLETSDFLDEKNEIFCKKGQQFIIEGAPVNGLFFILQGKVKVFRTGINGKEQIVRFAKNGEIIGHRGFGTEEYYPIGAIALEDTALCYFSKESLQKGLRENSEFTYNLMLFYANELNRSESKVKSLSQMTVRERVVDTLLYINRKFGNLNGFLNLPLSRKEYADYAGTSEEQVIRVFSALKKEGLISASGKKIGINDVELLSKEISEHNFFLDS from the coding sequence ATGCTAAAAGCGGCTTCATTTTCAAAATCAAAACATTTAAATTTAGATAAAGTGTCTTGTGATGCTTGTACTAACACATTTTGCTTAGTAAAAAAGAGCTTAAAAGTACTTGAGACTTCAGATTTTTTAGATGAGAAAAATGAAATATTTTGTAAAAAAGGCCAGCAATTTATTATAGAGGGAGCTCCTGTTAACGGATTATTTTTTATCCTTCAAGGCAAAGTAAAAGTGTTTAGAACAGGTATTAATGGAAAGGAACAGATAGTAAGGTTTGCGAAAAATGGTGAGATTATTGGTCATAGAGGCTTTGGAACCGAAGAGTACTATCCTATTGGAGCTATTGCTTTAGAAGATACTGCGCTTTGTTACTTCTCTAAAGAATCATTACAAAAGGGGTTGAGAGAAAACTCTGAATTTACCTATAATTTAATGCTTTTTTACGCAAACGAGCTTAATAGAAGCGAATCTAAAGTTAAATCTTTATCTCAAATGACCGTTAGAGAACGTGTTGTTGATACCTTATTATATATTAATAGAAAGTTTGGAAACCTTAATGGATTTTTAAATTTACCACTAAGTAGAAAAGAATATGCAGATTATGCAGGAACCTCAGAAGAACAAGTTATACGGGTGTTTTCTGCTTTAAAAAAGGAAGGATTAATTTCTGCTAGTGGAAAAAAAATAGGGATTAATGATGTAGAACTTCTTAGTAAAGAAATTAGCGAGCATAACTTTTTCTTAGATAGCTAG
- a CDS encoding CmpA/NrtA family ABC transporter substrate-binding protein: MKALIKKSIFILPMAVLLFACGSKEKKRESSVEKIAAGVSKTKSLDIEKPQLTFGFIKLTDMAPLAIAKEKGFFEDEGLFVSVEAQSNWKNVLDRVIDGQLDGSHMLAGQPIAAGAGFGRQAELVTPFSMDLNGNGITVSNDVWSKMKPNVPKGDDGKPVHPIKADALKPVINEYKNSGKAFKMGMVFPVSTHNYEIRYWLAAAGIHPGMYTADNVQGQIDAEVLLSVTPPPQMPATLEAGTIYGYCVGEPWNQQAVFKGIGVPVTTNYDIWKNNPEKVFVMTKKFVEENPNTAIAVTKALIRAGKWLDEPQNRAEAVKILSMSQYVGADEAVLENSMTGTFEFEKGDKREMPDFNVFYKYNATYPFYSDGIWFLTQMRRWGQIPEAKPADWYSETIKDIYRPDIWKKAAKLLVEEGNIPASDIPETDGYKPATSDFIDGTTYDAKDPIGYINSFKIGNKDN, encoded by the coding sequence ATGAAAGCACTAATCAAAAAATCAATCTTTATTCTACCAATGGCAGTTTTACTATTTGCATGTGGAAGTAAAGAAAAAAAGAGAGAAAGTTCAGTAGAAAAAATAGCAGCTGGAGTTTCAAAAACAAAATCATTAGATATAGAAAAGCCTCAATTAACTTTTGGGTTTATTAAATTAACCGATATGGCACCTTTAGCCATTGCAAAAGAAAAAGGATTTTTTGAAGATGAAGGTTTGTTTGTTTCTGTTGAAGCACAATCAAACTGGAAAAATGTATTAGACCGTGTAATAGATGGTCAATTAGATGGCTCTCATATGTTGGCGGGACAACCTATTGCTGCAGGCGCGGGTTTTGGTCGTCAAGCAGAATTAGTAACTCCGTTTTCAATGGATTTAAATGGTAACGGTATTACAGTTTCTAATGATGTTTGGTCTAAAATGAAACCAAATGTACCAAAGGGAGATGATGGTAAACCTGTACATCCTATTAAAGCAGATGCTCTTAAGCCTGTTATTAATGAGTATAAAAACTCTGGTAAAGCCTTTAAAATGGGAATGGTGTTTCCAGTATCAACTCATAACTACGAGATTCGTTATTGGTTAGCTGCTGCGGGTATTCACCCAGGAATGTATACAGCTGATAATGTGCAAGGACAAATAGATGCCGAGGTTTTATTATCGGTTACGCCTCCACCACAAATGCCTGCAACTTTAGAAGCAGGAACCATTTACGGCTATTGTGTAGGAGAGCCTTGGAATCAACAAGCCGTTTTTAAAGGTATTGGCGTGCCTGTAACAACAAATTATGATATCTGGAAAAATAATCCAGAGAAAGTATTTGTAATGACTAAAAAGTTTGTTGAAGAAAATCCTAATACAGCAATAGCGGTTACAAAAGCTCTAATTAGGGCAGGTAAATGGTTAGACGAGCCTCAAAATAGAGCAGAGGCAGTTAAAATATTGTCTATGTCTCAATACGTAGGAGCAGATGAAGCCGTTCTAGAAAATTCTATGACAGGAACCTTTGAATTTGAAAAAGGAGACAAACGCGAAATGCCAGATTTTAATGTGTTCTATAAATATAATGCAACATATCCATTCTATTCTGATGGTATTTGGTTCTTAACTCAAATGAGACGATGGGGACAAATTCCTGAAGCAAAACCTGCAGATTGGTATTCAGAAACAATTAAAGACATATATCGTCCAGATATCTGGAAAAAAGCAGCTAAACTTTTAGTTGAAGAAGGAAATATCCCTGCTTCAGATATTCCTGAAACCGATGGTTATAAGCCGGCTACTTCAGATTTTATTGACGGAACTACCTATGATGCTAAAGACCCAATAGGGTATATTAATAGTTTTAAAATAGGAAACAAAGACAATTAA
- a CDS encoding ABC transporter ATP-binding protein, giving the protein MSIDVLNKKVSTERTDNGLFPESKVMLDLKKLKKVYPTPKGDYVVLEDLNLQIMKEEFVTIIGHSGCGKTTMLSMIAGLNNITDGYISVLGKHVKGPGPDRGVIFQSPSLMPWMTSLQNVLLGVNQVFPHATKKQRNDIAKYYLQKVGLEEAFHKKASELSQGMQQRVGIARAFAIKPKVLLLDEPFGMLDSLTRGELQDILIEIWNKEKITAVMITHDVDEAIFLADRVVMMTSGPRAKIGDVLEVDFERPRTRKSVLEHDDYYKYRKHLIDFLEH; this is encoded by the coding sequence ATGAGTATAGATGTATTAAATAAAAAAGTTTCTACAGAAAGAACAGATAATGGCCTTTTTCCAGAATCAAAAGTCATGTTGGATTTAAAGAAACTTAAAAAAGTATACCCAACACCAAAAGGAGATTATGTAGTGCTTGAAGATTTAAATCTTCAAATAATGAAAGAGGAGTTTGTTACCATTATTGGGCACTCTGGTTGTGGCAAAACAACCATGCTTTCAATGATAGCAGGACTAAACAATATTACAGATGGTTATATTTCGGTTTTAGGAAAACATGTTAAAGGTCCAGGACCAGACAGGGGTGTTATTTTTCAATCACCCAGTTTAATGCCTTGGATGACATCACTTCAAAATGTGTTGTTAGGTGTAAATCAAGTATTTCCACATGCAACAAAAAAGCAACGTAATGATATCGCAAAGTATTATCTTCAAAAAGTAGGGTTAGAAGAAGCATTTCATAAAAAGGCATCAGAATTATCACAAGGTATGCAACAACGTGTAGGTATAGCAAGAGCTTTTGCCATTAAACCAAAGGTACTTTTGTTAGATGAACCTTTTGGCATGTTAGATTCTTTAACTAGAGGTGAACTTCAAGACATTCTTATTGAAATTTGGAATAAAGAAAAAATTACAGCTGTAATGATTACCCACGATGTTGATGAAGCTATTTTTTTAGCAGACCGTGTGGTAATGATGACCAGTGGTCCTAGAGCTAAAATTGGTGATGTTTTAGAGGTTGATTTTGAAAGACCCAGGACAAGAAAATCTGTTTTAGAGCACGACGATTATTACAAATACAGAAAGCACTTAATAGATTTTCTAGAGCATTAA
- a CDS encoding globin family protein, whose translation MEAKTVALVQESFNKMRPIANTAAEYFYAKLFELDPHLQELFPTDNELMKIQGRKLMSMLGTAINGLKNFNDLVPVLEDLGQRHLDYKVEEFHYYTVGEALLATLEAGLGADFTLEVKNAWVDVYTTMSGIMVKAAYQKEIT comes from the coding sequence ATGGAAGCAAAAACAGTAGCCTTAGTACAAGAATCATTTAATAAAATGCGACCTATTGCCAATACAGCTGCAGAGTATTTTTATGCCAAATTATTTGAACTAGATCCGCATTTACAAGAATTATTTCCTACGGATAATGAATTAATGAAAATACAAGGACGTAAACTTATGTCTATGCTAGGAACCGCTATTAATGGGTTAAAAAACTTTAATGATTTAGTTCCTGTTTTAGAAGATTTAGGGCAAAGACATTTAGATTATAAGGTAGAAGAATTTCATTATTATACCGTAGGAGAGGCTTTATTAGCAACATTAGAAGCTGGTTTAGGTGCAGATTTTACTTTAGAAGTAAAAAATGCATGGGTAGATGTTTATACTACCATGTCTGGAATTATGGTGAAAGCTGCTTATCAAAAAGAAATTACTTAA
- a CDS encoding sulfite exporter TauE/SafE family protein — translation MLQLENIYIFLLLLPIVSFLYASVGHGGASGYLALMALFSFAPETMKPTALLLNLFVAGIAFYYYYKAGYFNKKLFLSFAIASIPLAFLGGSIEIDASLYKKILAVLLVFAILKMLNVFGKENSSTIKIKLWQGLLVGGIIGFFSGLIGIGGGIILSPVILLLHWGNMKEAAAVSALFIWVNSAAGLIGQLTSDITLEKESFFLVAIALIGGILGGYYGSKKINNMNLRYILAFVLIIACAKLFFT, via the coding sequence ATGCTACAATTAGAAAACATATATATCTTTTTACTATTACTACCTATAGTATCATTTTTATACGCTAGTGTAGGTCATGGTGGTGCTAGCGGTTATTTGGCTTTAATGGCCTTGTTTTCATTTGCACCAGAAACCATGAAACCCACTGCCCTATTATTAAATTTATTCGTAGCTGGCATTGCCTTTTATTACTATTACAAAGCAGGTTATTTTAATAAAAAACTTTTTTTATCATTTGCAATTGCCTCCATACCATTAGCTTTTCTAGGAGGTTCTATAGAGATAGACGCTTCATTATATAAAAAAATTCTTGCTGTTTTATTAGTTTTTGCCATACTTAAAATGTTGAATGTTTTTGGAAAAGAGAATAGTTCTACTATAAAAATAAAACTTTGGCAAGGACTTTTAGTTGGTGGCATTATCGGATTCTTTTCTGGCTTAATTGGTATTGGCGGAGGCATTATTTTAAGTCCGGTGATTTTACTACTACATTGGGGCAACATGAAAGAAGCTGCTGCAGTTTCAGCTTTATTTATTTGGGTGAATTCTGCTGCAGGACTAATTGGTCAACTAACAAGTGATATCACTTTAGAAAAAGAATCATTTTTTCTTGTAGCCATTGCTTTAATTGGTGGCATTTTAGGAGGCTACTACGGTAGCAAAAAAATAAACAATATGAATTTACGATACATTTTAGCATTTGTATTGATAATAGCATGTGCTAAACTATTTTTTACATAA
- a CDS encoding molybdenum cofactor guanylyltransferase, which yields MIKNHITGIILAGGKSSRMGTDKGFLKLKDKRFIEYSIEALKPLVANILIISDDANYDIFGFTRVDDLIKNSGPVAGIYSGLKASKTKFNLVLSCDIPLIKTDVLKRLIDAVDTTSEVVQIESEGKSMPLIALYKKSTAPTFKHALLNNERRLRIVLKSLKTKNVVLGTKEHKSTVNINTPNELKTIENAHNS from the coding sequence ATGATAAAAAACCACATAACAGGTATTATTTTAGCAGGCGGCAAAAGTTCTAGGATGGGAACCGACAAAGGCTTTTTAAAGCTAAAAGACAAGCGTTTTATTGAGTATAGCATTGAAGCACTAAAGCCTTTGGTTGCTAACATACTAATCATTTCTGATGATGCTAATTATGATATTTTTGGCTTTACACGTGTTGATGATCTTATAAAAAATTCTGGTCCGGTAGCAGGAATTTACTCTGGTTTAAAAGCCTCTAAAACCAAGTTCAATTTAGTGTTAAGTTGTGATATTCCATTAATAAAAACAGATGTTTTAAAACGGTTGATTGATGCTGTTGATACTACTTCTGAAGTCGTTCAAATTGAAAGTGAAGGTAAAAGTATGCCTTTAATTGCGCTTTATAAAAAATCTACAGCCCCCACTTTTAAACATGCTTTGTTAAACAATGAAAGACGTCTAAGAATTGTATTAAAATCGTTGAAAACAAAAAACGTTGTCTTAGGCACTAAGGAGCATAAAAGTACCGTAAACATTAATACTCCAAACGAATTAAAAACTATTGAAAATGCTCATAACAGTTAA
- a CDS encoding winged helix-turn-helix domain-containing protein yields MSYKIKSRIWIENNNNVLLGQGRVQLLKAIETTGSLSKAAKSLNISYKKAWRLLDSVNKSAKKPVTINSIGGKGGGGAELTPYGKSLINAFDDINKSCWEFLDQQVEKIKLL; encoded by the coding sequence ATGAGTTATAAAATAAAAAGCAGAATTTGGATTGAAAATAACAACAATGTGCTTTTAGGGCAAGGTAGAGTACAACTTTTAAAGGCCATTGAAACAACTGGCTCATTATCAAAAGCCGCAAAATCGCTTAATATATCCTATAAAAAAGCATGGAGACTGTTAGATTCTGTAAACAAATCGGCAAAAAAACCGGTTACTATAAATAGTATTGGCGGTAAAGGCGGAGGTGGCGCTGAACTTACTCCTTACGGCAAATCTTTAATTAATGCTTTTGATGACATTAATAAAAGTTGTTGGGAGTTTTTAGATCAACAAGTTGAAAAAATTAAACTATTATAA